Proteins encoded within one genomic window of Brassica rapa cultivar Chiifu-401-42 chromosome A09, CAAS_Brap_v3.01, whole genome shotgun sequence:
- the LOC117128095 gene encoding uncharacterized protein LOC117128095 codes for MGNSISNSQNDQTSPVKRDVSMERGGCKESHTTIEEAEKEKHCECLHAKMQECMETHSDYYHPIFAAAREAGDKAIHREVQAFIIPSSVGRDIKEWRGPKVEEELEKFMGFMERGGCKESWMALVHCNMEDCAKEDRDKFMSVVRECLETHSDYYQPYFKAGAEVAEEAMVKHIIEAFSTTSDQPVAKAGEDEFDERFLDFMKGGACHEIFTALVDLDCWE; via the coding sequence ATGGGGAATTCCATTTCCAATTCTCAAAACGACCAAACCTCGCCGGTGAAGAGAGATGTGTCAATGGAAAGAGGTGGTTGCAAAGAATCACACACGACGATTGAAGAAGCTGAGAAGGAGAAGCATTGTGAGTGCTTGCATGCGAAGATGCAGGAGTGTATGGAGACCCACTCTGATTACTATCACCCGATATTCGCTGCTGCAAGAGAAGCTGGTGACAAAGCGATACATAGGGAAGTCCAAGCCTTCATAATACCGTCATCTGTTGGGCGAGATATAAAGGAGTGGAGAGGCCCAAAGGTGGAAGAGGAACTAGAGAAGTTCATGGGATTCATGGAAAGAGGTGGCTGTAAAGAATCATGGATGGCTTTGGTACATTGCAATATGGAAGATTGCGCTAAGGAAGACAGGGATAAGTTTATGTCCGTGGTACGCGAATGTTTGGAGACTCACTCTGATTACTATCAACCATATTTCAAGGCAGGAGCTGAAGTTGCTGAAGAAGCGATGGTTAAGCATATTATCGAAGCCTTCTCAACGACGTCAGATCAACCAGTAGCAAAAGCAGGGGAAGACGAATTTGACGAGCGGTTCTTGGACTTCATGAAAGGAGGTGCTTGCCATGAAATCTTTACAGCTTTGGTAGATTTAGATTGCTGGGAATAA
- the LOC103842964 gene encoding PHD finger protein ALFIN-LIKE 7 — MEGIQNPVVSRSVEEVFGDFRGRRAGLLKALSTDVRKFYHECDPDKENLCLYGLPNETWEVNLPVDEVPPELPEPALGINFARDGMPEKDWISLVAVHSDSWLISVAFYFGARFGFGKNERKRLFQMINDLPTIFEVITGNAKQTKDQSANNHNSSRTKPSGVKASKTSPPPREDDDSGDDEEDDEQGAVCGACGDNHDDFWICCDACEKWFHGKCVKITPAKAEHIKHYKCPTCSINKKIKAS, encoded by the exons ATGGAGGGAATACAGAATCCTGTTGTATCGCGCAGTGTCGAAGAGGTCTTTGGCGACTTTAGGGGTCGAAGAGCTGGTCTCCTCAAGGCTCTCTCTACag ATGTACGGAAGTTTTACCACGAGTGTGACCCTG ACAAGGAAAACTTGTGTCTTTATGGACTTCCAAATGAGACATGGGAAGTGAATCTTCCCGTCGACGAGGTCCCTCCCGAGCTCCCTGAACCAGCTCTAGGCATCAACTTTGCAAGGGACGGAATGCCTGAAAAAGACTGGATATCTCTTGTTGCTGTTCACAGTGACTCATGGCTCATCTCTGTTGCCTTCTACTTTGGCGCACGTTTCGGATTTGGGAAGAATGAGAG GAAGAGGCTCTTCCAGATGATAAACGATCTCCCAACCATCTTCGAGGTTATAACTGGCAACGCAAAGCAAACCAAGGATCAGTCTGCTAACAACCACAACAGTAGCAGAACCAAGCCTAGTGGTGTCAAG GCTTCAAAGACGTCTCCACCACCAAGAGAAGATGATGACAGtggagatgatgaggaagaCGATGAACAAGGTGCGGTCTGTGGTGCCTGTGGAGACAACCATGATGATTTCTGGATATGTTGTGATGCTTGTGAGAAATGGTTCCATGGAAAATGCGTGAAGATCACACCTGCAAAGGCTGAGCACATCAAACATTACAAATGCCCTACTTGCAGTATCAACAAGAAAATCAAAGCTTCATAA
- the LOC103842963 gene encoding ankyrin repeat-containing protein BDA1 — MDPRLQHAAETGSISDFYALVDENPYILDNINAVPFVNTPFHVAAASGNIPFSTEMLNLKPSFATKLNTSGYSPLHLAVEKDHRQFITWLLGIDPGLSRVKGREGITPFHLIVVRGDANLVAECLMSCPECIQDVTVNGHNALHLALTNSRFETLQVLTGWIQRMSQRYSASTESDILNKKDVSHNTPLHLAAYKEDNQAVKLLLACQLVKPNEVNDDGLTFLDILRHQGQSRDLELEQAVFKTRCKEATSLPKLGKATSDHFKTPITFWSYCSTGIKRLKSDTSEEGRAVFLIICTLIITSTYQTALQPPGGLRQSEEGGSAVMKQTFFIVLWVSNTIGFCCALLYTFCLLPVSSLFTTWFFWIGASLGVSYALAMAVISPHPVLFICAAFTLYLLFPLYLFMEIFIALRLSHLKATVSRMFVTLLKQRQSKA, encoded by the exons atgGATCCAAGACTACAACATGCTGCAGAAACAGGAAGCATCAGTGACTTCTATGCTCTAGTTGACGAGAATCCTTACATTCTTGATAACATCAATGCCGTTCCATTTGTCAACACTCCATTCCACGTAGCTGCAGCTTCCGGAAACATACCCTTCTCTACAGAAATGCTGAATCTGAAGCCATCTTTTGCCACAAAGCTGAACACAAGCGGGTACAGTCCATTGCATCTTGCTGTAGAGAAAGATCATAGACAGTTTATAACATGGCTTCTCGGTATTGATCCTGGACTATCTCGCGTTAAGGGAAGAGAAGGCATCACACCGTTCCATCTCATTGTGGTAAGAGGAGATGCAAATCTTGTGGCAGAATGTCTCATGTCGTGTCCTGAATGTATCCAAGATGTTACTGTGAATGGCCATAACGCTCTTCACCTTGCTTTAACGAATAGTAGATTTGAAACTCTCCAAGTCCTCACTGGTTGGATCCAAAGAATGAGCCAAAGATATTCTGCTTCAACCGAGTCTGATATCTTGAATAAAAAAGATGTTTCTCACAACACGCCTTTGCATCTTGCAGCATATAAGGAGGATAATCAG GCGGTAAAACTGTTACTAGCTTGTCAGCTAGTGAAGCCAAACGAAGTCAATGATGATGGTTTAACGTTTCTTGATATCTTAAGACACCAAGGACAGAGTAGAGACTTGGAACTGGAACAAGCTGTCTTTAAAACCAGGTGCAAGGAGGCGACATCTCTTCCAAAACTAGGCAAAGCAACTTCTGATCACTTCAAGACACCAATCACTTTCTGGTCTTATTGCTCCACTGGCATCAAACGCCTAAAGTCCGACACTTCAGAAGAAGGTAGAGCAGTCTTCTTAATCATATGCACATTGATAATCACATCCACTTATCAAACCGCCCTACAGCCTCCAGGAGGTTTACGCCAATCAGAGGAAGGTGGTTCCGCGGTTATGAAGCAGACATTCTTCATTGTACTATGGGTTTCCAACACTATAGGCTTCTGCTGCGCTCTACTTTACACGTTTTGTCTCTTACCAGTTAGTAGCTTGTTTACCACATGGTTCTTTTGGATTGGGGCGTCTCTTGGAGTCTCTTATGCCCTTGCTATGGCTGTAATCTCACCACACCCAGTGTTGTTTATCTGTGCAGCCTTCACCTTGTACTTGCTCTTTCCTCTGTATCTCTTTATGGAAATTTTCATAGCACTGAGGCTGAGCCATCTGAAGGCTACAGTGTCTAGAATGTTTGTAACACTATTGAAACAGAGACAATCAAAAGCTTAA
- the LOC103842965 gene encoding ankyrin repeat-containing protein BDA1-like isoform X1, whose translation MDPRLQQAAKSGSIDELYALIDENPYILENIDAVPFINTPLHVAAASGNIEFAMEMLNLKPSLARKLNTSGYSPLHLAVETGHTDFVSWMLKHDHSLACLNGRNGMIPFHLVVVRGNVDLVAECLLVSPECIRDVSVNGRNALHLAVVNDRYEVLQVLTGWIKRTMQRNAFKNEFCFLNKEDFSYNTALHLAAQKNDLQAVRLLLECQHVERNKVNGDGLTFLDILRNLENSGDWDLDLEQVIIKTRCKEAASMPKPKSQSHFLKSPFTFWTFYSTGMKRLRSNSSEEVRGPFLIVFTLIITVTYQTGLQPPGGDHSSKDPTKQAFFVLLWLSNTLGFYCSLFYTFSFLPLRGLFTSWYISIGILLGVSYALAVAANSPDPVFFLMMTFVIFLLYVLYLILLAVVGRRKNLTVVPEPHLSWFRKP comes from the exons ATGGATCCGAGACTTCAACAAGCTGCTAAATCTGGAAGCATTGATGAGTTGTATGCTCTTATTGATGAGAATCCATACATACTTGAGAACATCGATGCGGTACCATTCATCAACACTCCCCTCCATGTAGCTGCAGCTTCCGGTAACATAGAGTTTGCCATGGAGATGCTGAATCTTAAGCCATCTTTAGCTAGAAAGCTGAACACAAGCGGGTACAGTCCATTGCATCTCGCTGTAGAGACGGGTCATACAGATTTTGTTTCCTGGATGCTCAAGCATGATCACAGCCTTGCTTGCCTCAACGGGAGAAATGGCATGATCCCATTCCACTTAGTAGTGGTAAGAGGAAACGTGGATCTCGTGGCAGAGTGCCTCCTTGTTTCCCCTGAATGTATCCGAGATGTGAGTGTGAATGGCCGGAATGCTCTGCACCTTGCTGTGGTGAATGATAGATATGAAGTTCTCCAAGTCCTCACTGGATGGATCAAGAGAACGATGCAAAGAAACGCTTTCAAGAACGAGTTCTGTTTTCTTAATAAAGAAGATTTCAGCTACAACACAGCCTTGCACCTTGCAGCACAGAAGAATGATCTTCAG GCGGTAAGATTATTACTAGAATGTCAGCATGTGGAGCGGAATAAAGTCAATGGTGATGGTTTAACATTCCTTGATATCTTAAGAAACCTGGAGAACTCAGGTGACTGGGACTTGGATTTGGAACAAGTTATTATAAAGACCCGGTGTAAAGAGGCTGCTTCTATGCCAAAACCCAAGTCACAATCTCATTTTTTGAAATCGCCATTTACTTTCTGGACATTCTATTCCACTGGTATGAAACGCCTAAGGTCTAACAGTTCAGAAGAAGTTCGTGGACCTTTCCTGATTGTATTCACTTTGATAATAACAGTTACATATCAGACTGGCCTCCAACCTCCTGGAGGTGATCACTCATCCAAGGATCCGACAAAACAGGCATTCTTCGTCCTTCTTTGGCTTTCCAACACCTTAGGCTTCTACTGCTCTCTATTCTACACTTTTTCTTTCTTACCACTCAGGGGTCTGTTTACGTCATGGTACATTTCAATAGGGATCTTGCTGGGAGTTTCTTATGCATTAGCAGTGGCGGCAAACTCACCAGATCCTGTGTTCTTTCTCATGATGACCTTTGTCATCTTCCTGCTTTATGTTCTCTATCTCATTTTGCTTGCTGTTGTTGGGCGGCGGAAGAATCTGACGGTGGTACCTGAGCCCCATTTAAGCTGGTTTAGAAAACCTTGA
- the LOC103842965 gene encoding ankyrin repeat-containing protein BDA1-like isoform X2 — protein MDPRLQQAAKSGSIDELYALIDENPYILENIDAVPFINTPLHVAAASGNIEFAMEMLNLKPSLARKLNTSGYSPLHLAVETGHTDFVSWMLKHDHSLACLNGRNGMIPFHLVVVRGNVDLVAECLLVSPECIRDVSVNGRNALHLAVVNDRYEVLQVLTGWIKRTMQRNAFKNEFCFLNKEDFSYNTALHLAAQKNDLQAVRLLLECQHVERNKVNGDGLTFLDILRNLENSGDWDLDLEQVIIKTRCKEAASMPKPKSQSHFLKSPFTFWTFYSTVTYQTGLQPPGGDHSSKDPTKQAFFVLLWLSNTLGFYCSLFYTFSFLPLRGLFTSWYISIGILLGVSYALAVAANSPDPVFFLMMTFVIFLLYVLYLILLAVVGRRKNLTVVPEPHLSWFRKP, from the exons ATGGATCCGAGACTTCAACAAGCTGCTAAATCTGGAAGCATTGATGAGTTGTATGCTCTTATTGATGAGAATCCATACATACTTGAGAACATCGATGCGGTACCATTCATCAACACTCCCCTCCATGTAGCTGCAGCTTCCGGTAACATAGAGTTTGCCATGGAGATGCTGAATCTTAAGCCATCTTTAGCTAGAAAGCTGAACACAAGCGGGTACAGTCCATTGCATCTCGCTGTAGAGACGGGTCATACAGATTTTGTTTCCTGGATGCTCAAGCATGATCACAGCCTTGCTTGCCTCAACGGGAGAAATGGCATGATCCCATTCCACTTAGTAGTGGTAAGAGGAAACGTGGATCTCGTGGCAGAGTGCCTCCTTGTTTCCCCTGAATGTATCCGAGATGTGAGTGTGAATGGCCGGAATGCTCTGCACCTTGCTGTGGTGAATGATAGATATGAAGTTCTCCAAGTCCTCACTGGATGGATCAAGAGAACGATGCAAAGAAACGCTTTCAAGAACGAGTTCTGTTTTCTTAATAAAGAAGATTTCAGCTACAACACAGCCTTGCACCTTGCAGCACAGAAGAATGATCTTCAG GCGGTAAGATTATTACTAGAATGTCAGCATGTGGAGCGGAATAAAGTCAATGGTGATGGTTTAACATTCCTTGATATCTTAAGAAACCTGGAGAACTCAGGTGACTGGGACTTGGATTTGGAACAAGTTATTATAAAGACCCGGTGTAAAGAGGCTGCTTCTATGCCAAAACCCAAGTCACAATCTCATTTTTTGAAATCGCCATTTACTTTCTGGACATTCTATTCCACTG TTACATATCAGACTGGCCTCCAACCTCCTGGAGGTGATCACTCATCCAAGGATCCGACAAAACAGGCATTCTTCGTCCTTCTTTGGCTTTCCAACACCTTAGGCTTCTACTGCTCTCTATTCTACACTTTTTCTTTCTTACCACTCAGGGGTCTGTTTACGTCATGGTACATTTCAATAGGGATCTTGCTGGGAGTTTCTTATGCATTAGCAGTGGCGGCAAACTCACCAGATCCTGTGTTCTTTCTCATGATGACCTTTGTCATCTTCCTGCTTTATGTTCTCTATCTCATTTTGCTTGCTGTTGTTGGGCGGCGGAAGAATCTGACGGTGGTACCTGAGCCCCATTTAAGCTGGTTTAGAAAACCTTGA
- the LOC108869746 gene encoding acrosin-like translates to MKFSATTMEIALCLLLLISVQTIAEPSTDKTGKIPPPPVPSSPTQNPPPPSPPTNNENTMFMPETISHMRSLRYLPLN, encoded by the coding sequence ATGAAGTTCTCTGCAACAACAATGGAGATTGCTCTATGTCTTCTTCTACTAATATCCGTTCAAACAATCGCAGAACCGTCCACAGACAAAACCGGTAAAATTCCACCCCCACCAGTTCCATCGTCTCCTACACAAAACCCTCCTCCTCCAAGCCCACCCACTAACAACGAGAACACCATGTTTATGCCTGAAACAATTTCTCATATGAGATCACTACGCTATCTTCCCCTGAACTAG